The following proteins are encoded in a genomic region of Comamonas resistens:
- a CDS encoding efflux transporter outer membrane subunit: MRKPFQPTSKLHAIGLAACIASLLAGCAAGPDYVRPKVEAPQALTRGPVATTLPGSDTGAISAQWWQAFGSPELDAMVQEAMEKSPSIEAAQATLRAAHQNVVAQRGYFLPSVQLGYNPSRQNTGQSMSPPLNNGDSLYTYHTAQLSVSYSPDLFGSNRRQVEGLQAAEENQRLQLQAARLSLAANLVAAVIQTSMLQEQSMLLQQAVDAAQQQLQHMRKQQANGYASGMDVATQQTLLLQLQQQLPPLQKSLEQTRNLVATLMARTPDKAPEILPLASFKLPLLPQVVPSQLVAQRPDIRAAETQIQQASAAVGVATAARLPQLGISAAYGGGATSFARMFSAGNIVWSLGASLVAPIFSGGTLLAHQKAAQAELEASTASYQGTVLSAFQDVANALYAVDTDSKALQMSQDSESASATTWKLSQSQLKAGYASLPTALAAKQSWLQARAASVAAQGSLYGDVVALYQSLGGGVLDADTAARQP; the protein is encoded by the coding sequence GTGCGTAAACCATTCCAACCAACCAGCAAGCTGCACGCCATCGGCCTGGCCGCCTGCATCGCCAGCCTGCTCGCTGGCTGCGCCGCGGGACCCGACTATGTGCGCCCCAAGGTCGAAGCGCCGCAGGCGCTGACCCGCGGCCCCGTGGCCACGACACTGCCGGGCAGCGATACCGGCGCTATCAGCGCCCAGTGGTGGCAGGCCTTCGGCTCGCCCGAGCTCGACGCCATGGTGCAGGAAGCCATGGAGAAAAGCCCCAGCATCGAAGCCGCCCAGGCCACTTTGCGCGCAGCACACCAGAACGTGGTGGCCCAGCGCGGCTATTTTCTGCCCTCGGTGCAGCTGGGCTACAACCCTTCGCGCCAGAACACGGGCCAGAGCATGTCGCCACCGCTCAACAACGGGGACTCGCTCTACACCTATCACACGGCGCAGCTCAGCGTCTCCTACAGCCCCGACCTGTTCGGCAGCAACCGCCGTCAGGTCGAAGGCCTGCAGGCCGCCGAGGAAAACCAGCGACTGCAGTTGCAGGCCGCCCGTCTGAGCCTTGCGGCCAATCTGGTGGCAGCCGTCATCCAGACCTCCATGCTGCAGGAGCAGAGCATGCTGCTGCAGCAAGCCGTGGATGCGGCCCAGCAGCAGCTGCAGCATATGCGCAAGCAGCAGGCCAATGGTTACGCCAGCGGCATGGATGTGGCCACCCAGCAAACCCTGCTGCTGCAGTTGCAGCAACAGCTGCCGCCGCTGCAGAAATCTCTTGAGCAGACGCGCAATCTGGTGGCCACGCTGATGGCCCGTACACCCGATAAAGCACCTGAAATACTGCCTTTGGCAAGCTTCAAGCTGCCGCTGCTGCCCCAGGTCGTGCCTTCGCAACTGGTGGCGCAGCGCCCCGACATCCGCGCAGCGGAAACCCAGATCCAGCAGGCCAGTGCGGCCGTGGGCGTGGCCACCGCCGCCCGCCTGCCCCAGCTCGGCATTTCTGCCGCCTACGGCGGCGGAGCCACGAGTTTTGCGCGCATGTTCTCGGCAGGCAACATCGTCTGGTCACTGGGCGCCAGCCTGGTTGCGCCGATCTTCAGCGGCGGCACGCTGCTGGCGCACCAGAAGGCCGCACAGGCGGAGCTGGAGGCCTCGACCGCCAGCTACCAGGGCACGGTGCTGTCGGCGTTTCAGGATGTGGCCAATGCCCTGTACGCCGTGGACACGGATAGCAAGGCTCTGCAGATGAGCCAGGACAGCGAAAGCGCCAGCGCAACCACCTGGAAGCTCAGCCAATCCCAGCTCAAGGCCGGCTATGCCAGCCTGCCCACCGCCCTGGCCGCCAAGCAATCCTGGCTGCAGGCACGCGCCGCCAGCGTGGCTGCTCAGGGCAGCCTGTACGGCGATGTGGTGGCTCTCTACCAGTCGCTGGGCGGAGGTGTGCTCGACGCAGACACAGCAGCACGCCAGCCTTGA
- a CDS encoding efflux RND transporter permease subunit translates to MFRPLLAFVLSRRPIVLLALLAFMGAGLLAFSKLNVEAYPNPAPVILEITAQASGMSAEEMERYYTRPMEIGLATTPNVDNIRSTSFYGLSFVRVTFKYGTDYYFALSQVANNLQANVNLPNGVQPQIQASSLVGEILRYQVKGPSNYSLTDLRTLQNWVIEKRLLTVPGVVQVVTWGGTTKEYHVDADPKRLEAHGITLKNLLDSIGNANLNVGGRAISVGDQSVNIRGLGLVNNLDDIANIVVGQKNGLPVQIKDVAAIKEGTIPRLGEAGRDKQDDVVTGVVIMNRTLHTSDVIGKVKAAVEKINSDGTLPAGVKLEPYYDRAVLVGVTTHTVLHNLIFGCLLVFFIQWVFLGDLRSAVIVSVNIPFALFFSIMMLVLTGESANLLSLGAVDFGIIVDAAVILVENIFRNFQRPIAIRASMLRSMAKGADGGRTQPGDGWTTRLRMIYMSATQVDNSVLFSTFITIAAFTPLFAMQGVEGQIFGPMARTYGYALAGALIATFTVTPVLASYLLPTKVEEKETFVVRAIHRIYEPALSWVLKNTRLVLAGGVLALAGGALMAMHLGSEFLPALEEGNLWIRASMPPTISLEAGRDKANRMRRIINEYPEVVSVVSQHGRPDDGSDASGFNNVELFAPLQPFEKWRPGMTKTRLINELQAKFAAEFPGVSFNFSQYIQDNVQEGLSGVKGANSVKIIGPDLNTLEKLADQVYEVMNHIDGVADLGVFHVLGQPNMNIRIDREKAARYGLNTGDVASTIQTALAGTEATTVLDGEKQFGLTVRFNEVSRASPENVRNLRVGYTTASGGTSYVPLSDIATITLDTGATYIYRESNERYIPIKFSARGRDLGGTVSEVQRRIAQQVQLPQGYRIIYAGEFEALQQAKARMMIAIPVAFCLVFALLYALFNNFTYCLLTLASVPFTVIGGILALYVSGQVLSVSAIIGFISLLGVSVMDGILILSVYKDLRALGHEPARAVGEAYRSRMRPLLMTALSACIGLLPAAISHSIGSEVQRPLATVVVGGMLIGPLFLLLVVPALRLVVLRRMKPNTRREGLGGKRA, encoded by the coding sequence GTGTTCAGACCTTTGCTGGCCTTTGTTCTTTCGCGCCGCCCCATTGTGCTGCTGGCCCTGCTGGCCTTCATGGGAGCGGGCCTGCTGGCCTTCTCCAAGCTCAATGTGGAGGCCTATCCCAACCCCGCACCCGTGATTCTGGAAATCACGGCCCAGGCATCGGGCATGTCCGCCGAGGAAATGGAGCGCTATTACACGCGCCCCATGGAAATCGGTCTGGCCACCACGCCCAATGTGGACAACATCCGTTCCACCTCGTTCTACGGGCTCTCGTTCGTGCGCGTCACCTTCAAGTACGGCACGGACTACTACTTTGCCCTTTCGCAGGTGGCCAACAATCTGCAGGCCAATGTGAACCTGCCCAATGGCGTGCAGCCGCAGATCCAGGCTTCCAGCCTGGTCGGCGAAATCCTGCGCTACCAGGTCAAGGGACCGTCCAATTACAGCCTGACCGATCTGCGCACGCTGCAGAACTGGGTGATTGAAAAGCGCCTGCTGACCGTGCCCGGCGTGGTGCAGGTCGTGACCTGGGGCGGCACGACCAAGGAATACCATGTCGACGCCGATCCCAAGCGCCTGGAGGCCCATGGCATCACGCTCAAGAATCTGCTGGACTCGATAGGCAACGCCAACCTCAACGTGGGCGGCCGCGCGATCAGCGTGGGCGACCAGTCGGTGAACATCCGCGGCCTGGGTCTGGTCAACAACCTGGACGACATCGCCAACATCGTCGTGGGCCAGAAGAACGGCCTACCCGTACAGATCAAGGATGTAGCAGCCATCAAGGAAGGCACGATTCCGCGCCTGGGCGAAGCCGGCCGCGACAAGCAGGACGATGTGGTCACCGGCGTGGTGATCATGAACCGCACGCTGCACACCAGCGATGTGATCGGCAAGGTCAAGGCGGCCGTGGAGAAGATCAACTCCGACGGCACCCTGCCCGCCGGCGTCAAGCTCGAGCCCTATTACGACCGCGCGGTGCTGGTCGGCGTGACCACGCATACCGTGCTGCACAACCTGATCTTCGGCTGCCTGCTGGTGTTCTTCATCCAGTGGGTCTTTCTCGGCGATCTGCGCAGCGCCGTCATCGTCAGCGTCAACATCCCGTTTGCACTGTTCTTCAGCATCATGATGCTGGTGCTCACGGGCGAATCGGCGAATCTGCTGTCGCTGGGAGCGGTGGACTTCGGCATCATCGTGGATGCGGCCGTGATTCTCGTGGAGAACATTTTCCGCAACTTCCAGCGCCCCATTGCCATACGTGCGTCCATGCTGCGCTCCATGGCCAAGGGAGCGGACGGTGGCCGTACCCAGCCCGGTGACGGCTGGACCACGCGGCTGCGCATGATCTATATGAGCGCCACCCAGGTGGACAACTCCGTGCTGTTCTCGACCTTCATCACGATCGCCGCATTCACGCCCTTGTTCGCCATGCAGGGCGTGGAAGGCCAGATCTTCGGCCCCATGGCGCGCACCTATGGCTACGCGCTGGCCGGCGCACTGATCGCCACCTTCACCGTCACGCCGGTGCTGGCCAGCTATCTGCTGCCGACCAAGGTGGAAGAGAAGGAAACCTTTGTCGTCCGGGCCATTCACCGCATCTACGAGCCTGCGCTGAGCTGGGTGCTGAAGAACACGCGGCTGGTGCTGGCCGGCGGTGTGCTGGCGCTGGCCGGCGGTGCTTTGATGGCCATGCATCTGGGCAGCGAGTTCCTGCCCGCCCTGGAAGAAGGCAATCTGTGGATTCGTGCCTCCATGCCGCCCACGATCTCGCTGGAGGCCGGCCGTGACAAGGCCAACCGCATGCGCAGAATCATCAACGAGTACCCTGAAGTAGTCTCCGTGGTCTCGCAGCACGGCCGCCCCGACGACGGCAGCGATGCCTCGGGCTTCAACAACGTGGAGCTGTTCGCACCGCTGCAGCCCTTCGAGAAATGGCGCCCGGGCATGACCAAGACACGCCTGATCAACGAGCTGCAGGCCAAGTTTGCGGCCGAGTTCCCCGGCGTGAGCTTCAACTTCTCGCAGTACATCCAGGACAATGTTCAGGAAGGCCTGTCGGGCGTGAAAGGGGCCAATTCGGTCAAGATCATCGGCCCCGATCTGAACACGCTGGAAAAGCTCGCCGATCAGGTCTATGAGGTCATGAACCATATCGACGGCGTGGCCGACCTGGGCGTGTTCCACGTGCTGGGCCAGCCCAATATGAACATCCGCATCGACCGCGAGAAAGCCGCTCGCTACGGCCTCAATACCGGCGATGTGGCCAGCACCATCCAGACCGCTCTGGCCGGCACCGAGGCCACCACGGTGCTCGATGGCGAAAAGCAGTTCGGCCTGACCGTGCGCTTCAACGAGGTCAGCCGCGCCTCGCCCGAGAACGTGCGCAATCTGCGGGTGGGTTACACCACGGCCTCTGGCGGCACCTCCTATGTGCCGCTGTCGGACATTGCGACGATCACGCTGGACACGGGTGCCACCTATATCTACCGCGAAAGCAACGAGCGCTACATCCCCATCAAGTTCTCGGCGCGCGGGCGCGATCTGGGCGGCACCGTCAGCGAGGTGCAGCGCCGCATCGCCCAGCAGGTACAGCTACCCCAGGGCTACCGCATCATCTATGCGGGTGAGTTCGAAGCCCTGCAACAGGCCAAGGCCCGCATGATGATTGCCATTCCCGTGGCCTTCTGCCTGGTGTTTGCGCTGCTGTACGCGCTGTTCAACAACTTCACCTACTGCCTGCTGACCCTGGCTTCCGTGCCTTTCACCGTGATCGGCGGCATTCTGGCGCTGTATGTATCGGGCCAGGTGCTCAGCGTCTCGGCCATCATCGGCTTCATCTCGCTGCTGGGCGTCTCGGTCATGGACGGGATTCTGATCCTCAGCGTCTACAAGGATCTGCGCGCTCTGGGCCATGAACCCGCACGCGCGGTTGGCGAAGCCTACCGCAGCCGGATGCGCCCGCTGCTGATGACGGCGCTATCGGCCTGCATCGGCCTGTTGCCCGCGGCCATCTCGCACAGCATAGGCAGTGAAGTCCAGCGCCCCCTGGCCACCGTGGTCGTGGGCGGCATGCTGATCGGGCCCCTGTTCCTGCTGCTGGTCGTGCCTGCGCTGCGCCTGGTGGTGCTGCGCCGCATGAAACCCAATACACGCCGAGAAGGTCTGGGAGGCAAACGTGCGTAA
- a CDS encoding efflux RND transporter periplasmic adaptor subunit, whose translation MSAPAPQSISPQKRTAIIAAVALACVALVGGIIYAGSHNAQAEEAPVESISGKVDKGMVRIQPDQLASFDLGHPETHSFTNVRHSIGVIDFNQDRTSKVFSPYQGRVSQVLVKAGDDVKAGQVLYTVAVPDMAQAASTLISASATLRNANETLKRAETLAKDNSIPQKEYLQAQADQQSAKAAYDAARQNLRLFDLSEADVGKIERDRKIGLEFAVKSPIAGRVTQRAAQPGQLVQPGTDPAPMVISDMRTLWMVASVPESEFSQYRLGQPVQVHVSAWPGKNFEGKVSYVGDSVDADSRRFVVRAEVADPEHVLRPQMTADFNITVAAAEDSLAVPAQAVVREGNGLDVVWLAMGKDAKGPLFTKTTVVRGKTADGWVQIEQGLRNDQLIARKNALFLSSLYEIEAQ comes from the coding sequence ATGTCCGCCCCAGCCCCTCAAAGTATTTCGCCTCAAAAGCGCACCGCCATCATCGCGGCCGTCGCACTCGCCTGCGTGGCCCTCGTGGGCGGCATCATCTATGCCGGCTCGCACAATGCCCAGGCCGAAGAAGCGCCGGTCGAGTCCATATCCGGCAAGGTCGACAAAGGCATGGTCCGCATCCAGCCCGACCAACTGGCCAGCTTCGACCTGGGCCACCCCGAGACCCATTCCTTCACCAATGTGCGCCACTCCATAGGCGTCATCGACTTCAACCAGGACCGCACCAGCAAGGTGTTTTCGCCCTATCAGGGGCGCGTTTCGCAGGTGCTGGTCAAGGCCGGGGATGATGTGAAGGCCGGTCAGGTGCTCTACACGGTGGCCGTGCCCGACATGGCCCAGGCCGCATCCACGCTGATCTCGGCCAGCGCCACGCTGCGCAATGCCAACGAAACCCTCAAGCGGGCAGAAACGCTGGCCAAGGACAACAGCATTCCCCAGAAGGAGTATCTGCAGGCCCAGGCGGATCAGCAAAGCGCCAAGGCTGCCTACGATGCGGCGCGGCAGAATCTGCGCCTGTTCGACCTCAGCGAGGCCGATGTCGGCAAGATCGAGCGCGACCGCAAGATCGGCCTCGAATTCGCGGTCAAGAGCCCCATCGCCGGCCGCGTCACGCAACGTGCCGCTCAGCCCGGACAGCTGGTGCAGCCCGGCACGGACCCAGCGCCCATGGTGATCTCCGACATGCGCACACTGTGGATGGTGGCCAGCGTGCCCGAATCGGAGTTCAGCCAGTACCGTCTCGGCCAGCCGGTGCAGGTGCATGTCTCGGCCTGGCCAGGCAAGAACTTCGAAGGCAAGGTGTCCTATGTGGGCGACAGCGTGGACGCCGACAGCCGGCGCTTTGTCGTGCGAGCCGAAGTCGCCGATCCCGAGCATGTGCTGCGCCCGCAGATGACGGCGGACTTCAACATCACCGTGGCCGCTGCCGAAGACAGTCTGGCCGTTCCGGCCCAGGCCGTGGTGCGTGAAGGCAACGGCCTCGACGTGGTGTGGCTGGCCATGGGCAAGGATGCCAAGGGCCCGCTGTTCACCAAGACCACCGTGGTGCGCGGCAAGACCGCCGACGGCTGGGTGCAGATTGAGCAAGGCCTCAGAAACGACCAGCTGATCGCCCGTAAAAACGCGCTGTTCCTGAGCAGCCTGTACGAGATCGAAGCGCAGTAA
- a CDS encoding sensor histidine kinase, with amino-acid sequence MSERGNRLNLNPLGWIKPSLLKQLMLPVVSLWVACAVLATSTAYLLAGRSTSTSFDRLLADDAQALSAQLRWNDGVASFAASKETADSLVFDSLSLSHYSVHTESGRKLVGDLKLDIPDVEQRHEQQAIFFDHLSRHGTPLRVVAQRLQPASGDEAVWVIVAESKEKRRQVKDEIATAIFLPALLAGFLIIPLFYYSIRRALSPARQLSALVVAHGDDNLSPLPVEQVPQELRELVAHTNSLLQRLQASVTEQRRFIADAAHQLQTPMAGIRLLVGDMRRIQKADPQQPMDAEVLAQLDEVATRGARMVKQLLAYARVAEDSAAEPERFDAVEAVLEPAPRWRSHAEAAGKTLTVQNHVDPHQEFFLQGSPILLGEVISNLLDNAIRYGGTHIALLLHHHEDSLIVQVQDDGPALDAQSRENLLLPFWRGSHGKPEGSGLGLSIAQRIVERLGGRFALVNRPGLGACVEITLPCEVQRLEIDATSGDGDGTSS; translated from the coding sequence ATGCTGCCCGTGGTCTCGCTGTGGGTGGCCTGCGCGGTGCTGGCCACCAGCACCGCTTATCTGCTGGCCGGGCGCAGCACCAGCACCTCGTTCGACCGGCTGCTGGCCGACGATGCCCAGGCCCTGTCGGCACAGCTGCGCTGGAATGACGGCGTGGCCAGTTTTGCCGCCAGCAAGGAAACGGCCGACTCCCTGGTATTCGACTCCCTGTCGCTGAGCCATTATTCGGTGCACACCGAAAGCGGCCGCAAGCTGGTCGGCGATCTGAAGCTGGACATCCCTGATGTCGAGCAGCGCCATGAGCAGCAGGCCATCTTCTTTGACCACCTCAGCCGCCATGGCACGCCGCTCAGAGTCGTGGCTCAGCGCCTTCAGCCCGCCAGCGGCGACGAAGCCGTCTGGGTCATCGTGGCCGAGTCCAAGGAAAAGCGCCGCCAGGTCAAGGACGAGATCGCCACGGCCATTTTCCTGCCGGCGCTGCTGGCCGGCTTTCTCATCATTCCGCTGTTCTACTACAGCATCCGCCGTGCGCTGTCGCCCGCACGCCAGCTCAGCGCGCTGGTCGTGGCGCATGGCGACGACAATCTCTCGCCCCTGCCCGTGGAGCAGGTGCCGCAGGAGCTGCGCGAGCTAGTGGCCCACACCAACTCCTTGCTGCAGCGGCTGCAGGCCTCGGTCACCGAACAACGCCGTTTTATCGCCGATGCCGCCCACCAGTTGCAGACACCCATGGCCGGCATACGCCTGCTGGTCGGCGACATGCGGCGCATACAGAAGGCCGACCCGCAGCAACCCATGGACGCCGAAGTGCTGGCCCAGCTCGATGAGGTCGCCACCCGCGGCGCGCGCATGGTCAAGCAGCTGCTGGCCTATGCGCGCGTGGCCGAGGATTCTGCCGCCGAGCCCGAGCGCTTCGATGCCGTGGAGGCCGTGCTGGAGCCGGCGCCGCGCTGGCGCAGCCATGCCGAGGCTGCGGGCAAGACATTGACGGTTCAGAACCATGTCGATCCGCATCAGGAATTCTTTCTGCAGGGCTCGCCCATCCTGCTGGGCGAAGTCATCTCCAATCTGCTGGACAACGCCATACGCTATGGCGGCACACATATCGCACTGCTGCTGCACCACCATGAGGACAGCCTGATCGTGCAGGTGCAGGACGACGGCCCGGCGCTGGACGCCCAGTCGCGCGAGAACCTGCTGCTGCCGTTCTGGCGCGGCAGCCACGGCAAGCCCGAAGGCTCGGGGCTGGGGCTGTCGATTGCCCAGCGCATCGTGGAGCGCCTAGGCGGCAGGTTCGCTCTGGTCAACCGCCCAGGACTCGGCGCCTGCGTTGAGATCACCCTGCCCTGCGAGGTCCAGCGGCTGGAAATCGACGCCACGAGTGGAGACGGGGACGGGACTTCAAGCTGA